A stretch of DNA from Candidatus Zixiibacteriota bacterium:
TTACCAATAAGAATCTCCGAAAGCATATCCTTTCCGTCGAAGCCGGGATGATTCGTCTGGCGGAGCATTTCGGCGAGGATCAAAATCTCTGGGGCCTGACCGGTCTTCTGCATGACCTCGACTACGATGTTACCGTCAAACAGCCGGAGAAACACACTTTCATCACCGAGGACTGGCTCAAGGAATTTTCGTTGCCGCCGGAAATGATTTATGCTATCCACTGCCACCCCGGTCATGCCGTATGCCGCACGCGGCTTGATTGGGCCTTGTACGCCACCGATCCCGCCACCGGTTTTCTGGTCGCCTGCGCTCTCATGCATCCCTCAAAGAAACTGGTCAATATTGATGCCGAATTCATGCTGCGTCGCTTCAAGGAAAAACGATTTGCCGCCGGCGCCACCCGCGAAAATATCGCCGCCTGCTCCAATCTCGGATTGGAATTGCCCGATTTTCTGCTTCTGATTCGAGACGGAATGTTAACCATTTCTGATATTCTGGAACTTTGAAAACTCCCGCCGTCATCTTTCGCAGAGAGGTCCTTAGCTGGTCGCTCTACGACTTCGCCAATACCATCTATTCGATGAATATCCTCTCGCTTTATTTCAAGCGCTGGGTGGTCGAGGACCTCGGCCGCGATGGCCTGTACTATGATATCGCCTATTCGCTCTCGATGCTTCTGGTCGGCCTCATCATGCCGGCGCTCGGAGCGTTTTCCGACCATTCTCATAAGAAGAAACTCTTTCTGCTTCTCTTCACCCTGTTCTGCTGCATCTCGATCGGTATCATACCGCTCCTTCCGGCAACATTATTTCTTGTCTTAATAATAGTCTTCGGCCTGTCGAATTTCTTCTATGAAGGAGGAATGGTCTTCTATAATTCCCTTCTTTATTCGGTGGCCGATGGTCCCAATGCCCGGTTCGTCTCCGGTTTCGGCGTCGCCATCGGTTATCTCGGTGCTATCTTCGGCATGATCTTTGTCCTCCCGGCGGTGACCGGGAATATCTTCGGAATTCATATCCCCGGAATAGAAGGTACCGGCAAGACCGGCGCTTTCCTGCCGACAGCCATCTTTTTCTTCCTTTTTGCCCTGCCGACTTTTATCTGGGTCAAAGAGAAGACCGGCCTGCCCGATCACAAAGTGGAAATTAAAAAAGCTTACCGCGAGGTCTGGGAGGGTATCAAAGACACTCGGAAATATCCCGGCGTTCTTCGTTTCCTGATTGCCGACTATTTCTTCGAGGATGCTGTCGCCACCGTCATCCTGAATATGGGCATTTTCTCCTCCATAGTGCTCGGTTTTTCCGATGCCGATCTGACCATTTTCCTAATCATTTCCACGATCTCCGCCATGGCCGGTTCATACCTTATTGGAAGGTTTTCACGGAACGCCAGCTTGAAGCACATGATGAATGTCATAATATCCGGCTGGCTGGTGGTCCTTTTATTATTTGCCTTCGTTCAGGACAGGATGCTGATTTACGTTCTTGGTTCGATGATGGGCGCGCTTCTCGGCGGACTCTGGACTATCTCCCGCCCCCTTCTGGCCGAAATGGTCCCCCGGGGAGAGCTGGGACGGTTTTTTGGCCTTTATTCTCTTTCCGGCCGGGCGGCCGCAGTGCTCGGCCCGGTGGTATGGGGAATCATCGTTTATCTTTTCAACCCGGCTCGCCCGCTGGGAAAAGGAATGGTGTCGCTGTTGGGCCTTTCCCAGCCGGCCGCAGACAAACTTCCTTATCGCCTGGCCGTAATCTCATTAGTAATTATGATGAGTATCGGTTTATTCATTTTCCGAAAACTTCCCGGACACAAGGGATAGCCCCGGAGACAAAGCTATGCTTGGCAGTGCCAAATATCACGAATATAAAGGCTGCATACACATTCATACTACTGATTCCGATGGTACCAAAACCATCGATGAAGTCGCCGAAATCGCCGGCTCGGCGGGCCTGGATTTTATCCTGGTCTCCGACCATATGATCCTTAAGTCACGCGAAGCGGGCAAAGAAGGCTTCTATAAGAACACTCTGGTTCTGGTGGGATATGAACATAACGATCGGGAAGACTGCAACCATTATCTTCTCTTTGAAACCAATCGGGTGCTTCCGGCCGACATGACCCCTCAGGAATATGTGGCGGAGGGGAAATTGCAGGGGGCCCTGGGTATAATCGCGCATCCCGATGAAATTCGTCCCCGGCTGGGGAAATACCCATCCTATCCCTGGCTGGCCTGGGATGCCCAGGGGTACGATGGCATTGAAATATGGAATCAGATGTCGGAATGGATGGAGAACCTCAAACCATACAATAAAATAAAAATGGTCTTCTCACCCCGCCGTTTTATGCGCTCGCCAACCGACCGAATTCTCCAAAAGTGGGATGAACTCAGCCGCCGGCGCAAGGTGGCCGGACTGGCAGCGATTGATGTCCATGGCTATCCTTACCGAATGGGACCTTTCCGCATCACCATTTTCCCTTACAAAGTCCAGTTCAAATCCTTGCGCACACACATTCTCCTCACCGAGAAGCTCTCCAGAGACCTGACTGTCGCCCGCCGCCAGTTGTATGATGCAATCCGCGATTGCCGCCTTTTCGTTTCCAATTACCGCTGGGGCGAAGCCTCCGGCTTCGAATTCTATGGCCACCGCGGCGGCGAATGGGTCATTTGCGGCGGAACTCTATCCTCTTTTGAAGGCGCCCTGCTGCTGACCCATACCCCCGAGAAGGGAATCATCCGGCTGATCGGCAACGGGCGTATCATGGCCGAATCAAAAGGAGATAAGCTCGAATTTGCTCCGTCCGAGAATGGAATCTAACGGGTCGAGGTATACAAAGGGGACAAAGGCTGGATTTTTTCCAATCATATTAGAATTGGACTGTAATATTCCATTATTGATATAGTAATGACAATCGGCACGGATTGAAGCATAACCCCCGGAAAAATCTCCGCTCCATATTCCTTGTCTCGCGCATTTTCTTCATGGTTAATATTTTCACAAATAATTGTTGACTTGATTAATCGGAGTTTCTATTTTGACCAATTGAAAATATTGGATTGAAAATGTTTGAGACCTTCTTCCCGATTCTCTTTCTCGTTGTGCTGGTGGCCGTTATCGCCGTCGTTATGGCCCTTCTCTCCATCAT
This window harbors:
- a CDS encoding HDIG domain-containing protein, which codes for MDRNTALALMEAKITNKNLRKHILSVEAGMIRLAEHFGEDQNLWGLTGLLHDLDYDVTVKQPEKHTFITEDWLKEFSLPPEMIYAIHCHPGHAVCRTRLDWALYATDPATGFLVACALMHPSKKLVNIDAEFMLRRFKEKRFAAGATRENIAACSNLGLELPDFLLLIRDGMLTISDILEL
- a CDS encoding MFS transporter, with translation MKTPAVIFRREVLSWSLYDFANTIYSMNILSLYFKRWVVEDLGRDGLYYDIAYSLSMLLVGLIMPALGAFSDHSHKKKLFLLLFTLFCCISIGIIPLLPATLFLVLIIVFGLSNFFYEGGMVFYNSLLYSVADGPNARFVSGFGVAIGYLGAIFGMIFVLPAVTGNIFGIHIPGIEGTGKTGAFLPTAIFFFLFALPTFIWVKEKTGLPDHKVEIKKAYREVWEGIKDTRKYPGVLRFLIADYFFEDAVATVILNMGIFSSIVLGFSDADLTIFLIISTISAMAGSYLIGRFSRNASLKHMMNVIISGWLVVLLLFAFVQDRMLIYVLGSMMGALLGGLWTISRPLLAEMVPRGELGRFFGLYSLSGRAAAVLGPVVWGIIVYLFNPARPLGKGMVSLLGLSQPAADKLPYRLAVISLVIMMSIGLFIFRKLPGHKG
- a CDS encoding histidinol-phosphatase, which encodes MLGSAKYHEYKGCIHIHTTDSDGTKTIDEVAEIAGSAGLDFILVSDHMILKSREAGKEGFYKNTLVLVGYEHNDREDCNHYLLFETNRVLPADMTPQEYVAEGKLQGALGIIAHPDEIRPRLGKYPSYPWLAWDAQGYDGIEIWNQMSEWMENLKPYNKIKMVFSPRRFMRSPTDRILQKWDELSRRRKVAGLAAIDVHGYPYRMGPFRITIFPYKVQFKSLRTHILLTEKLSRDLTVARRQLYDAIRDCRLFVSNYRWGEASGFEFYGHRGGEWVICGGTLSSFEGALLLTHTPEKGIIRLIGNGRIMAESKGDKLEFAPSENGI